The following proteins come from a genomic window of Candidatus Thorarchaeota archaeon:
- a CDS encoding thermosome subunit: MAQLSGTPVLILKEGTSRTRGKSAQSNNIMAGIVIADAVKSTLGPRGMDKMLVDSLGDVTITNDGASILKEIDVQHPAAKMLVEVAKSQDQETGDGTTTSVVIAGELLKRAQELLDKKIHPTIVVSGYQRASEEATRVLRELSLKTTSADKKTLLSIALTSMNSKSILAAKDHFAQMAVDAILQVVEEVGGKTKADIEMIEVIKKQGKSLSESELIRGMVVDKEIVHASMPRRVQGAKIALINAAIEVEKTEFDAEIKIDRPEQIQAFLDQEEQMLKAMVDKIAASGANVVICQKGIDDVAQHYLAKAGIVAVRRAKKSTLDKLARATGGKVASSLDELTADYLGQAGLVEEVKIGEDKLVYVRECKDPKAVSIVIRGGTEHVVDEAERALHDALCVVRNVVEDGTYVAGGGSIEAELARRLDQYASTVGGREMLAIEAFAEALRIVPKTLAENGGHDPIDIMTAMNKEHAKETGLWYGVDVYEGKVVDMLRAGVVEPSRVKHQAIRSAAEAAQMLLRIDDVIAAKASSPTPPGGEGGPGGPGGMGGMGGMGGMM; the protein is encoded by the coding sequence ATGGCACAGTTGTCTGGAACACCCGTCCTGATACTCAAGGAGGGTACATCAAGAACCCGCGGCAAGTCCGCGCAGTCCAACAACATCATGGCTGGAATTGTGATTGCCGATGCGGTGAAGTCCACTCTAGGGCCTCGCGGCATGGACAAGATGCTTGTAGACTCGCTTGGCGATGTCACAATCACGAACGATGGTGCCTCGATTCTGAAGGAGATCGATGTTCAGCACCCGGCAGCCAAGATGCTTGTTGAGGTAGCCAAGAGCCAGGACCAGGAGACCGGCGATGGAACTACTACTTCAGTGGTCATTGCTGGAGAACTCCTCAAGCGAGCTCAGGAGCTCCTGGACAAGAAGATTCATCCAACCATCGTAGTCAGTGGATACCAGAGGGCGTCCGAAGAGGCAACCCGTGTCCTCAGAGAGCTGTCGCTGAAGACGACTAGCGCTGACAAGAAGACACTGTTGTCAATTGCCCTCACTTCGATGAACTCAAAGTCGATCCTTGCTGCCAAGGATCACTTTGCTCAGATGGCTGTGGACGCCATCCTCCAGGTAGTTGAAGAGGTTGGTGGAAAGACAAAGGCCGACATCGAAATGATTGAGGTCATCAAGAAGCAGGGTAAGAGCCTGAGTGAGAGCGAACTGATCCGCGGCATGGTAGTTGACAAGGAAATCGTGCACGCATCAATGCCGAGGCGAGTTCAAGGTGCAAAGATTGCGCTCATCAATGCGGCAATCGAGGTTGAGAAGACCGAGTTCGACGCCGAGATAAAGATTGACCGACCGGAGCAGATTCAGGCGTTCCTTGACCAAGAGGAACAGATGCTCAAGGCGATGGTCGACAAGATAGCTGCTTCCGGTGCGAATGTCGTCATCTGCCAGAAGGGCATTGACGATGTGGCACAGCACTATCTTGCAAAGGCTGGCATTGTTGCTGTCCGAAGGGCCAAGAAGAGCACGCTGGACAAGCTCGCGAGAGCGACTGGCGGCAAGGTCGCTAGCAGCCTCGACGAACTGACAGCAGACTACTTGGGTCAAGCAGGGCTTGTTGAGGAAGTCAAGATTGGCGAAGACAAGCTTGTATACGTCAGAGAGTGCAAGGACCCGAAGGCCGTTTCAATTGTCATCCGTGGAGGTACCGAGCACGTGGTCGACGAGGCTGAGCGTGCACTTCACGATGCACTATGCGTTGTGAGGAACGTAGTTGAGGACGGCACTTACGTTGCAGGCGGTGGGTCCATCGAGGCCGAGCTTGCAAGGCGTCTTGACCAGTATGCCAGCACCGTAGGCGGTCGTGAGATGCTTGCAATAGAGGCATTTGCAGAGGCTCTTCGGATCGTACCCAAGACACTCGCTGAGAACGGTGGTCACGATCCGATTGACATCATGACTGCAATGAACAAGGAGCATGCGAAGGAGACTGGACTCTGGTATGGCGTTGATGTCTACGAGGGAAAGGTCGTTGACATGCTTCGAGCCGGCGTAGTCGAGCCGTCGAGAGTGAAGCACCAGGCCATTCGGTCTGCGGCTGAAGCGGCCCAGATGCTGCTCCGAATCGACGATGTCATCGCCGCGAAGGCATCCTCGCCAACTCCACCTGGCGGAGAAGGTGGTCCTGGTGGTCCAGGCGGCATGGGCGGCATGGGCGGCATGGGCGGCATGATGTAA
- a CDS encoding leucine-rich repeat domain-containing protein, with the protein MNPLAQSQKDQIREVADIPRRLTYITCYGQRGASCVTETDTLVDLSGEEIGSIDLSPLSSCTQLLELDISRNSLKNIDLSALSSCSRLQRLYLSYNSLKSIDLSPLSSCTQLLELYLSYNSLRSIDLSPLSSCTQLRRLAVDDSARIVATGS; encoded by the coding sequence TTGAATCCCCTAGCCCAGAGCCAGAAGGACCAAATCAGGGAGGTCGCTGATATCCCTCGACGACTCACATACATCACATGCTACGGGCAACGTGGGGCCTCATGCGTGACAGAGACTGACACGCTGGTGGACCTCAGTGGGGAGGAGATCGGGAGTATAGACCTCAGTCCTCTCTCATCCTGCACCCAACTCCTAGAGCTCGACATCTCCAGAAACAGCCTGAAGAACATAGATCTCAGTGCTCTCTCATCCTGCTCCCGACTACAGAGGCTCTACCTCTCCTATAACAGTCTGAAGAGCATAGACCTCAGTCCTCTCTCATCCTGCACACAACTTCTAGAGCTCTACCTCTCCTACAACAGCCTGAGGAGTATAGACCTCAGTCCTCTTTCGTCCTGCACCCAACTCAGAAGGCTCGCTGTGGATGATAGTGCTCGCATCGTCGCAACAGGTTCGTGA